The Bos javanicus breed banteng chromosome 21, ARS-OSU_banteng_1.0, whole genome shotgun sequence genome includes a region encoding these proteins:
- the FAN1 gene encoding fanconi-associated nuclease 1 isoform X1, translated as MMSVGKSSKKRPRTSLSSSKTKKNESNSIISFFNNAPPAKLACPVCSKMVPRYDLNRHLDEMCADHDDVTPGGPRHVSLSSNVPTIDLTNIALEDITPERSSPSTINLTPGQSDSAKMGKKQQTSPYFKSKGDSVCRNQDELRHHNVKVISLGSLSSKLSRRYIKAKRSLNQNEEFTNQSLQRSSCTRVKSLVDQHLEVEGQDPLLENSSQKENVFTGDSQEELSAPAHTVEGTKVEEAEGQTAAQECEQSALTHTCTGDAPLLFSSDLILGHRKPASEDHLAKQESIKGVDGEVTEKCETGHSEEVKMTIVSEVTNQGSHREAKPPSSTLGASIQTNSQTLPSEPDSGLEDEITHQMPLEKRSSCDVSWVTSPELPDHPYYLRSFLVVLKAVFENEEDRMLFDEHEKGIVTKFHQLSANGQKLYVRLFQRKFSWIKVNKLDYEEISADLTPVVGELTHAGFLQTESELQELPEVLELLSAPELKALAKTFHLASAHGQKQQLVDAFLRLAKQPSVCTWGRNQPGIGAVILKRAKDVAGRSLRVSRGPRAVFSRALLLFSLSDMVEDEEAACGGQGQLSTVLLVNLGRLEFPRYTVNRKTPIFQDRDDLIRYAVAAHTLNDISTAMASGAWEEARELARCAKQDWDGLKDHPSLRYHENLPLFLRCFTVGWVYTRILSRNVEILQRLHLYEEAVKELENLLSQDVYCSDSRGRWWDRLALNLHQHLKRLEPAVQCIAAGLADPHVRTGHRLALYQRAARLRASPSGQKYMHLLRQLPEVTVEDVRHVTVTGRLCPQRGSGKSVFVLEAGGASPATVLCSVEELALAHYRHCGFDQGIHGEGSTFSTLFGLLLWDIIFMDGVPDAFRNAYQAAPLDLCTDSFFESRASAMEARLQQIHSAPEESLRAWVAAVWQAQEGRVSSLVSWDRFSSLQQAQDLVSCLGGSILSGVCRRLAMDFRHCRGGLPDLVVWSSQSHHVKLVEVKGPHDRLSQKQMIWLDELRRLGADVEVCHVAAVGARSRGPD; from the exons ATGATGTCTGTAGGCAAATCCTCCAAAAAAAGGCCTCGTACAAGTTTATCAAGcagcaaaactaaaaaaaatgaatctaaCTCTATTATTTCGTTTTTTAACAATGCACCCCCTGCTAAACTTGCCTGCCCTGTTTGTAGTAAGATGGTGCCAAGATATGACCTGAACCGGCACCTTGATGAAATGTGTGCTGACCACGATGACGTGACTCCAGGTGGCCCCAGGCACGTCAGCTTAAGTTCAAACGTGCCCACCATAGATTTGACCAATATTGCCTTAGAAGATATAACGCCGGAGAGGTCGTCACCATCAACGATAAATTTAACCCCTGGCCAAAGTGATTcagcaaaaatgggcaaaaaacagCAGACCAGCCCCTACTTTAAAAGTAAAGGTGACTCGGTGTGCAGAAATCAAGACGAGCTGAGACATCATAATGTGAAAGTCATTTCTCTGGGAAGCCTGTCCTCTAAATTGTCCAGAAGATACATAAAGGCTAAAAGATCCCTGAATCAGAATGAGGAGTTCACTAATCAGAGTCTACAGAGGTCCTCATGCACAAGGGTTAAGAGCCTGGTTGATCAGCATTTGGAGGTGGAGGGCCAGGATCCACTTTTGGAGAACAGCTCTCAAAAGGAGAATGTGTTTACTGGTGATTCTCAGGAGGAGCTGAGTGCTCCAGCACATACAGTGGAAGGCACTAAGGTGGAGGAAGCTGAAGGCCAGACAGCTGCCCAGGAATGTGAGCAATCAGCCCTAACCCACACCTGCACAGGTGATGCGCCTCTGTTGTTTTCATCAGATTTAATTCTCGGGCATAGAAAGCCTGCTTCTGAGGACCATCTTGCGAAGCAGGAGAGTATCAAAGGAGTAGATGGTGAAGTTACTGAAAAATGTGAGACAGGTCATTCTGAAGAGGTGAAAATGACTATTGTTTCAGAAGTGACAAATCAGGGCTCACATCGGGAGGCAAAACCTCCGAGTTCCACACTTGGTGCTTCTATACAGACCAACAGCCAAACTCTTCCTTCAGAACCTGACAGTGGCTTAGAGGATGAAATCACTCATCAGATGCCTTTGGAGAAGAGGTCAAGCTGTGATGTGTCCTGGGTCACAAGTCCAGAACTGCCAGACCATCCTTACTACCTTCGGAGTTTCCTGGTGGTACTGAAAGCCGTGTTCGAGAATGAAGAAGACAGGATGCTCTTTGATGAACATGAGAAGGGCATTGTAACTAAATTTCATCAGTTATCAG CCAATGGTCAGAAGTTATACGTAAGACTTTTTCAACGTAAATTCAGCTGGATTAAGGTGAACAAACTGGACtatgaagagatctctgctgacTTAACCCCCGTGGTTGGAGAGCTGACACATGCAGGCTTCCTGCAGACAG aatCTGAGTTGCAGGAGCTCCCTGAGGTGCTGGAGCTTCTTTCTGCTCCAGAACTGAAAGCCCTGGCAAAGACCTTCCACCTGGCGAGTGCCCATgggcagaagcagcagctggTGGACGCGTTCCTCAGATTAGCCAAGCAGCCTTCAGTCTGTACTTGGGGCCGGAACCAGCCTGGCATTGGCGCAGTGATCCTGAAAAG AGCTAAAGATGTGGCGGGACGTTCCCTGAGAGTCTCTCGAGGCCCTCGGGCGGTATTTTCCCGGGCCCTGCTGCTCTTCTCATTGAGCGACATGGTGGAAGATGAGGAGGCCGCCTGTGGGGGCCAGGGTCAGCTCTCCACTGTGCTGCTGGTCAACCTGGGCCGCTTGGAGTTCCCCAGGTACACCGTCAATCGAAAGACCCCGATCTTCCAGGACAGGGATGATCTCATTAG GTATGCGGTGGCCGCGCACACGCTGAATGACATCTCCACGGCGATGGCCAGCGGGGCCTGGGAGGAGGCTAGGGAGCTCGCTCGGTGTGCAAAGCAGGACTGGGATGGACTGAAAGACCACCCGTCCCTGAG GTACCACGAGAATTTACCACTCTTCCTCCGGTGTTTTACTGTTGGGTGGGTTTACACGAGGATTTTGTCCCGAAACGTTGAAATACTGCAGAGACTTCACCTGTACGAG GAAGCCGTGAAGGAGCTTGAAAATCTGTTGTCCCAGGACGTGTACTGTTCCGACAGCAGGGGCCGGTGGTGGGACCGGCTGGCCCTTAACTTACACCAGCACCTGAAGCGCCTGGAGCCG GCTGTCCAGTGCATCGCTGCAGGCCTGGCGGATCCTCATGTCCGGACAGGCCACCGCCTGGCACTGTACCAAAGGGCCGCACGCCTGCGTGCCTCTCCCAGCGGCCAGAAGTACATGCATCTCCTCCGCCAGCTCCCAGAGGTCACCGTGGAGGACGTCAGACAT gtgACCGTCACAGGCCGGCTGTGCCCACAGCGTGGATCAGGGAAGTCTGTCTTCGTGCTGGAGGCTGGGGGGGCCTCCCCTGCCACTGTCCTGTGCTCCGTGGAGGAGCTGGCACTGGCCCATTATAGACACTGCGGCTTTGACCAGG GGATCCATGGGGAGGGGTCCACCTTCAGCACCCTGTTTGGCCTCCTGCTGTGGGACATCATCTTCATGGACGGGGTGCCAGATGCCTTCAGAAATGCCTATCAG GCGGCCCCGCTGGACCTCTGCACAGACAGTTTCTTCGAGAGCAGGGCATCAGCCATGGAAGCCCGGCTGCAGCAGATCCACAGCGCCCCCGAGGAGAGCTTGCGGGCCTGGGTGGCAGCTGTGTGGCAGGCCCAGGAAGGCAGGGTGTCCTCCCTGGTCAGCTGGGATCGCTTCTCTTCTCTGCAACAAGCCCAG GATCTTGTGTCCTGCCTGGGGGGCTCCATCCTCAGTGGCGTGTGCCGCCGCCTGGCCATGGACTTCCGGCACTGCCGAGGGGGCCTCCCTGACCTGGTTGTGTGGAGCTCCCAGAGTCATCACGTCAAG CTGGTGGAAGTGAAGGGACCCCATGACCGGCTGTCGCAGAAGCAGATGATCTGGCTGGATGAGCTGCGCCGGCTGGGGGCGGATGTGGAGGTTTGCCACGTGGCTGCAGTCGGGGCCAGGAGCAGGGGTCCCGACTGA
- the FAN1 gene encoding fanconi-associated nuclease 1 isoform X2, producing MMSVGKSSKKRPRTSLSSSKTKKNESNSIISFFNNAPPAKLACPVCSKMVPRYDLNRHLDEMCADHDDVTPGGPRHVSLSSNVPTIDLTNIALEDITPERSSPSTINLTPGQSDSAKMGKKQQTSPYFKSKGDSVCRNQDELRHHNVKVISLGSLSSKLSRRYIKAKRSLNQNEEFTNQSLQRSSCTRVKSLVDQHLEVEGQDPLLENSSQKENVFTGDSQEELSAPAHTVEGTKVEEAEGQTAAQECEQSALTHTCTGDAPLLFSSDLILGHRKPASEDHLAKQESIKGVDGEVTEKCETGHSEEVKMTIVSEVTNQGSHREAKPPSSTLGASIQTNSQTLPSEPDSGLEDEITHQMPLEKRSSCDVSWVTSPELPDHPYYLRSFLVVLKAVFENEEDRMLFDEHEKGIVTKFHQLSANGQKLYVRLFQRKFSWIKVNKLDYEEISADLTPVVGELTHAGFLQTESELQELPEVLELLSAPELKALAKTFHLASAHGQKQQLVDAFLRLAKQPSVCTWGRNQPGIGAVILKRAKDVAGRSLRVSRGPRAVFSRALLLFSLSDMVEDEEAACGGQGQLSTVLLVNLGRLEFPRYTVNRKTPIFQDRDDLIRYAVAAHTLNDISTAMASGAWEEARELARCAKQDWDGLKDHPSLRYHENLPLFLRCFTVGWVYTRILSRNVEILQRLHLYEEAVKELENLLSQDVYCSDSRGRWWDRLALNLHQHLKRLEPAVQCIAAGLADPHVRTGHRLALYQRAARLRASPSGQKYMHLLRQLPEVTVEDVRHVTVTGRLCPQRGSGKSVFVLEAGGASPATVLCSVEELALAHYRHCGFDQGIHGEGSTFSTLFGLLLWDIIFMDGVPDAFRNAYQVTLATFRLQSLCTHTRPRWTSAQTVSSRAGHQPWKPGCSRSTAPPRRACGPGWQLCGRPRKAGCPPWSAGIASLLCNKPRILCPAWGAPSSVACAAAWPWTSGTAEGASLTWLCGAPRVITSSWWK from the exons ATGATGTCTGTAGGCAAATCCTCCAAAAAAAGGCCTCGTACAAGTTTATCAAGcagcaaaactaaaaaaaatgaatctaaCTCTATTATTTCGTTTTTTAACAATGCACCCCCTGCTAAACTTGCCTGCCCTGTTTGTAGTAAGATGGTGCCAAGATATGACCTGAACCGGCACCTTGATGAAATGTGTGCTGACCACGATGACGTGACTCCAGGTGGCCCCAGGCACGTCAGCTTAAGTTCAAACGTGCCCACCATAGATTTGACCAATATTGCCTTAGAAGATATAACGCCGGAGAGGTCGTCACCATCAACGATAAATTTAACCCCTGGCCAAAGTGATTcagcaaaaatgggcaaaaaacagCAGACCAGCCCCTACTTTAAAAGTAAAGGTGACTCGGTGTGCAGAAATCAAGACGAGCTGAGACATCATAATGTGAAAGTCATTTCTCTGGGAAGCCTGTCCTCTAAATTGTCCAGAAGATACATAAAGGCTAAAAGATCCCTGAATCAGAATGAGGAGTTCACTAATCAGAGTCTACAGAGGTCCTCATGCACAAGGGTTAAGAGCCTGGTTGATCAGCATTTGGAGGTGGAGGGCCAGGATCCACTTTTGGAGAACAGCTCTCAAAAGGAGAATGTGTTTACTGGTGATTCTCAGGAGGAGCTGAGTGCTCCAGCACATACAGTGGAAGGCACTAAGGTGGAGGAAGCTGAAGGCCAGACAGCTGCCCAGGAATGTGAGCAATCAGCCCTAACCCACACCTGCACAGGTGATGCGCCTCTGTTGTTTTCATCAGATTTAATTCTCGGGCATAGAAAGCCTGCTTCTGAGGACCATCTTGCGAAGCAGGAGAGTATCAAAGGAGTAGATGGTGAAGTTACTGAAAAATGTGAGACAGGTCATTCTGAAGAGGTGAAAATGACTATTGTTTCAGAAGTGACAAATCAGGGCTCACATCGGGAGGCAAAACCTCCGAGTTCCACACTTGGTGCTTCTATACAGACCAACAGCCAAACTCTTCCTTCAGAACCTGACAGTGGCTTAGAGGATGAAATCACTCATCAGATGCCTTTGGAGAAGAGGTCAAGCTGTGATGTGTCCTGGGTCACAAGTCCAGAACTGCCAGACCATCCTTACTACCTTCGGAGTTTCCTGGTGGTACTGAAAGCCGTGTTCGAGAATGAAGAAGACAGGATGCTCTTTGATGAACATGAGAAGGGCATTGTAACTAAATTTCATCAGTTATCAG CCAATGGTCAGAAGTTATACGTAAGACTTTTTCAACGTAAATTCAGCTGGATTAAGGTGAACAAACTGGACtatgaagagatctctgctgacTTAACCCCCGTGGTTGGAGAGCTGACACATGCAGGCTTCCTGCAGACAG aatCTGAGTTGCAGGAGCTCCCTGAGGTGCTGGAGCTTCTTTCTGCTCCAGAACTGAAAGCCCTGGCAAAGACCTTCCACCTGGCGAGTGCCCATgggcagaagcagcagctggTGGACGCGTTCCTCAGATTAGCCAAGCAGCCTTCAGTCTGTACTTGGGGCCGGAACCAGCCTGGCATTGGCGCAGTGATCCTGAAAAG AGCTAAAGATGTGGCGGGACGTTCCCTGAGAGTCTCTCGAGGCCCTCGGGCGGTATTTTCCCGGGCCCTGCTGCTCTTCTCATTGAGCGACATGGTGGAAGATGAGGAGGCCGCCTGTGGGGGCCAGGGTCAGCTCTCCACTGTGCTGCTGGTCAACCTGGGCCGCTTGGAGTTCCCCAGGTACACCGTCAATCGAAAGACCCCGATCTTCCAGGACAGGGATGATCTCATTAG GTATGCGGTGGCCGCGCACACGCTGAATGACATCTCCACGGCGATGGCCAGCGGGGCCTGGGAGGAGGCTAGGGAGCTCGCTCGGTGTGCAAAGCAGGACTGGGATGGACTGAAAGACCACCCGTCCCTGAG GTACCACGAGAATTTACCACTCTTCCTCCGGTGTTTTACTGTTGGGTGGGTTTACACGAGGATTTTGTCCCGAAACGTTGAAATACTGCAGAGACTTCACCTGTACGAG GAAGCCGTGAAGGAGCTTGAAAATCTGTTGTCCCAGGACGTGTACTGTTCCGACAGCAGGGGCCGGTGGTGGGACCGGCTGGCCCTTAACTTACACCAGCACCTGAAGCGCCTGGAGCCG GCTGTCCAGTGCATCGCTGCAGGCCTGGCGGATCCTCATGTCCGGACAGGCCACCGCCTGGCACTGTACCAAAGGGCCGCACGCCTGCGTGCCTCTCCCAGCGGCCAGAAGTACATGCATCTCCTCCGCCAGCTCCCAGAGGTCACCGTGGAGGACGTCAGACAT gtgACCGTCACAGGCCGGCTGTGCCCACAGCGTGGATCAGGGAAGTCTGTCTTCGTGCTGGAGGCTGGGGGGGCCTCCCCTGCCACTGTCCTGTGCTCCGTGGAGGAGCTGGCACTGGCCCATTATAGACACTGCGGCTTTGACCAGG GGATCCATGGGGAGGGGTCCACCTTCAGCACCCTGTTTGGCCTCCTGCTGTGGGACATCATCTTCATGGACGGGGTGCCAGATGCCTTCAGAAATGCCTATCAGGTAACCCTGGCCACGTTCAGGCTGCAGAGCCTCTGCACACACAC GCGGCCCCGCTGGACCTCTGCACAGACAGTTTCTTCGAGAGCAGGGCATCAGCCATGGAAGCCCGGCTGCAGCAGATCCACAGCGCCCCCGAGGAGAGCTTGCGGGCCTGGGTGGCAGCTGTGTGGCAGGCCCAGGAAGGCAGGGTGTCCTCCCTGGTCAGCTGGGATCGCTTCTCTTCTCTGCAACAAGCCCAG GATCTTGTGTCCTGCCTGGGGGGCTCCATCCTCAGTGGCGTGTGCCGCCGCCTGGCCATGGACTTCCGGCACTGCCGAGGGGGCCTCCCTGACCTGGTTGTGTGGAGCTCCCAGAGTCATCACGTCAAG CTGGTGGAAGTGA
- the MPHOSPH10 gene encoding U3 small nucleolar ribonucleoprotein protein MPP10, producing MARPAWRRRTLERCLREVGKATDSPECFLTIQDELASKFTSLTKVLYDFNKVLENDRKHGSPLKKLMINNFDDEQIWQQLELQNEPILQHFQSAVSETIEDEDISLLPESEEQECEEDVMELEAADQEDLEQDLEEEEVEEAEEVEVSDLSADDPEADERAKNSSKLDLRKSPDFSDEDSDLDFDISKLERQSKVQSRVPRKPTEKSIVDDKFFKLSEMETFLENMEKEEEQRDDQEEDDIDFFEDVDSDEDEGGLFGGQDLKSGKSSRNLKYKDFFDPVESDEDVASVQDDGNELASNEEEEIAEGEESISETDEDDDLEESGDSKQHKETLKRVTFALPNDEDTEDTNILNVQKDSDEVKSSFEKRQEKMNEKIASLEKELLEKKPWQLQGEVTAQKRPENSLLEETLHFDHAVRMAPVITEETTLQLEDIIKQRIKDQAWDDVVRKEKPKEDAFEYKKRLTLDHEKSKLSLAEIYEQEYIKLNQQKTAEEENPEHVEIQKMMDSLFLKLDALSNFHFIPKPPVPEIKVVSNLPAVTMEEVAPVSVSDAALLAPEEVKEKNKAGDIKTAAEKTATDKKRERRKKKYQKHLKIKEKEKRRRLLEKNNPDQAGRYTKAVASEKLKQLTKTGKASLLKDEGKDKALKSSQAFFSKLQDQVKMQISNAKKTEKKKKKNQDISVHKLKL from the exons ATGGCCCGGCCAGCCTGGCGTCGGCGGACCCTGGAGCGGTGCCTGAGGGAGGTCGGTAAAGCCACCGACAGCCCAGAGTGCTTCCTCAC CATTCAAGATGAACTGGCATCAAAGTTTACTTCTTTAACAAAAGTACTTTATGACTTTAATAAAGTACTAGAGAATGACAGGAAACATGggagtcctttaaaaaaattgatgatAAATAATTTCGATGATGAGCAGATTTGGCAACAGTTGGAACTGCAAAATGAACCAATTTTACAGCACTTCCAGAGTGCAGTTAGTGAAACCATTGAAGATGAAGACATCAGTCTTCTCCCAGAGAGTGAAGAGCAGGAGTGTGAAGAGGATGTGATGGAGCTGGAGGCTGCTGACCAGGAGGACCTGGAACAAGAtttagaggaggaggaggtggaggaagcagaggaggtGGAAGTGTCAGACCTGAGTGCTGATGATCCTGAAGCAGATGAGAGAGCCAAAAACTCAAGCAAATTGGATCTGAGGAAAAGCCCAGATTTCAGCGATGAGGACTCTGATCTTGATTTTGATATCAGCAAACTAGAACGTCAGAGCAAGGTGCAAAGCAGAGTGCCTAGGAAACCAACAGAAAAGTCCATAGTAGATGATAAATTCTTCAAGCTCTCTGAGATGGAGACCTTTTTAGAaaacatggaaaaagaagaggaacaaaGAGATGACCAAGAGGAAGATGATATTGATTTTTTTGAAGATGTGGATTCTGATGAAGATGAAGGAGGACTGTTTGGAGGCCAGGATCTTAAG tcAGGTAAAAGTTCCAGAAACCTGAAATACAAAGATTTCTTTGATCCAGTTGAAAGTGATGAAGACGTAGCAAGTGTCCAGGATGATGGGAATGAACTGGCTTCAAATGAAGAGGAAGAGATTGCTGAAGGAGAAGAAAGCATTTCTGAGAC GGATGAAGATGATGACcttgaagaaagtggagacagTAAACAACATAAAGAAACCTTGAAAAGAGTGACCTTTGCTCTGCCCAATGATGAGGACACTGAAGATACAAATATCTTAAATGTACAGAAAGACTCTGATGAAGTCAAATCCTCTTttgaaaaaagacaagaaaag ATGAATGAAAAAATTGCATCTTTGGAAAAAGAGTTGTTGGAGAAGAAACCTTGGCAGCTTCAAGGAGAAGTGACAGCGCAGAAGCGGCCCGAGAACAGCCTCCTGGAAGAGACCCTGCACTTCGACCACGCCGTGCGCATGG CACCTGTGATCACAGAGGAAACCACTCTCCAACTAGAGGATATCATTAAGCAGAGGATAAAAGATCAG GCTTGGGATGATGTCGTACGCAAAGAAAAGCCTAAAGAGGATGCATTTGAGTATAAAAAGCGTTTAACACTGGACCACGAAAAGAGTAAATTGAGCCTTGCTGAAATTTACGAACAGGAGTACATCAAACTCAACCAG CAAAAAACAGCAGAGGAAGAAAATCCAGAGCATGTAGAAATCCAGAAGATGATGGACTCCCTCTTCTTAAAGTTGGATGCGCTCTCAAACTTCCACTTCATCCCCAAGCCA CCTGTTCCAGAAATTAAAGTGGTATCAAATCTGCCTGCTGTCACCATGGAGGAGGTTGCCCCCGTGAGTGTCAGTGACGCAGCCCTTCTGGCCCCAGAGGAAGTCAAG gagaaaaataaagctggagaTATAAAAACAGCTGCTGAGAAAACAGCTACAGACAAGAAacgagaaaggaggaaaaagaaatatcaaaagcatttgaaaataaaggagaaagaaaagcggAGAAGACTTCTTGAAAAGAATAACCCAGACCAGGCAGGGAGATACACCAAAGCAGTAGCCTCTGAGAAGCTGAAACAGCTGACCAAGACAGGAAAAGCCTCTCTGCTAAAG GATGAAGGTAAAGACAAAGCCTTAAAATCATCTCAGGCATTCTTTTCTAAATTACAAGATCAAGTGAAAATGCAAATCAGCAATGCAAAGAAAAccgagaagaaaaagaagaaaaaccaggaTATATCGGTTCATAAATTAAAGCTgtaa